One Rhizobiales bacterium GAS188 DNA window includes the following coding sequences:
- a CDS encoding ABC-2 type transport system ATP-binding protein, with protein MDRIEEFRQDEGVSMPLAEAGWESQGELFPVTQNLPVPVPGYLPVAAEPAAEPAILVENLGKRYGSQWAVDDVSFSVPRGATVGLLGGNGAGKTTTIAMIMGLVIPTIGRASVLGHDMARSRFKVLKRMNFESPYVAMPAKLSVRENLTVFGRLYGVPQLKSRITELVEEFDLGDVLDKATGQLSAGQKTRVSVAKALLNDPEVLLLDEPTASLDPDRAEWVRGCLRKYQRRRNAAILLSSHNMHEVEELCDYVVIMSYGRIAEIGTPQELIRRYECDSLDEVFFVIAREQEEGEGEHWQDEAS; from the coding sequence ATGGATCGCATCGAAGAATTCCGACAGGATGAGGGCGTCAGCATGCCCCTCGCCGAAGCCGGATGGGAGAGTCAGGGGGAACTCTTTCCCGTGACGCAGAATCTCCCGGTTCCCGTGCCGGGCTATCTCCCGGTCGCGGCAGAACCCGCTGCGGAGCCCGCCATCCTGGTCGAGAATCTCGGCAAGCGATATGGGAGCCAATGGGCCGTGGACGATGTCAGCTTCTCGGTGCCGCGCGGTGCGACCGTCGGTCTTCTCGGCGGTAACGGAGCCGGCAAGACGACGACCATCGCCATGATCATGGGGCTCGTCATCCCGACCATCGGCCGCGCCAGCGTGCTTGGCCACGACATGGCGCGCTCGCGCTTCAAGGTGCTCAAGCGGATGAACTTCGAGAGCCCTTATGTCGCGATGCCGGCCAAGCTCAGCGTGCGGGAGAACCTCACCGTGTTCGGGCGTCTTTACGGCGTGCCGCAGCTCAAGTCGCGGATCACCGAGCTGGTGGAGGAATTCGATCTCGGCGACGTGCTCGATAAGGCCACTGGCCAGCTCTCGGCCGGACAGAAAACGCGGGTCTCGGTCGCCAAGGCGCTGCTCAACGATCCCGAGGTCTTGCTGCTCGACGAGCCGACCGCCTCGCTCGATCCCGACAGGGCCGAATGGGTGCGTGGCTGCCTGCGGAAATATCAGCGTCGCCGCAACGCCGCGATCCTTCTCTCCTCCCACAACATGCACGAGGTCGAGGAGCTGTGCGATTACGTGGTGATCATGAGCTATGGGCGCATCGCCGAAATCGGGACGCCGCAGGAACTCATCCGTCGCTATGAATGCGACAGCCTGGACGAGGTCTTCTTCGTCATCGCCCGCGAGCAGGAAGAGGGAGAGGGCGAGCATTGGCAGGACGAGGCGTCGTAG
- a CDS encoding ABC-2 type transport system permease protein: MQESLHQSLDRIAAMTLRYWYMLRGSWPRLLELVYWPAMSMVVWGFLQLYLSENKTTLAGAAGLLLGAVLLWDILFRGQLGFTFSFLEEIWSRNIANLMMSPLRPAELAAALMVMSLVRLIIGTIPVTILAALLFGFNIFGLGLGLIAFFANLVLLGWALGLFVSGVVLRNGLGAESLAYSMMIVLLPVSCVYYPVTVLPFWLQPVAWCLPTTYVFEGLRGILLEGAFRGDLMLECLALNLIYLGLGFTAFVLLLRSARHNGALLTMGE, translated from the coding sequence ATGCAAGAGTCGCTTCACCAGTCGCTGGATCGCATCGCCGCCATGACGCTGCGCTACTGGTACATGCTGCGCGGTTCCTGGCCGCGGCTCCTCGAGCTCGTCTATTGGCCCGCCATGAGCATGGTGGTCTGGGGTTTCCTGCAGCTCTATCTGTCGGAGAACAAGACGACGCTCGCAGGCGCGGCCGGGCTGCTGCTCGGCGCGGTGCTGCTCTGGGATATCCTGTTCCGCGGACAGCTCGGCTTCACCTTCTCGTTCCTCGAGGAGATCTGGTCGCGCAACATCGCCAATCTGATGATGAGCCCGCTGCGGCCGGCGGAGCTCGCCGCGGCGCTGATGGTGATGAGCCTGGTCCGGCTGATCATCGGCACGATACCCGTCACGATCTTGGCGGCTCTCCTTTTCGGCTTCAACATCTTCGGTCTCGGCCTCGGGCTCATCGCCTTCTTCGCCAATCTGGTGCTGCTCGGCTGGGCGCTCGGGCTCTTCGTCTCCGGCGTGGTGCTGCGCAACGGGCTCGGCGCCGAAAGCCTCGCCTATTCGATGATGATCGTGCTCTTGCCGGTCTCCTGCGTCTACTACCCCGTGACGGTCCTGCCCTTCTGGCTGCAACCTGTCGCCTGGTGCCTGCCGACGACCTATGTGTTCGAGGGCCTCAGGGGCATCCTGCTCGAGGGCGCTTTCCGCGGCGACCTGATGCTGGAATGCCTGGCGCTCAACCTCATCTATCTCGGCCTCGGTTTCACGGCCTTCGTCCTGCTGCTGCGCAGCGCGCGCCATAACGGCGCCCTGCTCACCATGGGCGAATGA